DNA sequence from the Alteribacter lacisalsi genome:
GACGTTCTGTAAGCCTTTCCGGTTTATCAACGCTGTTCAGTAGCTTCATAGCGGTACTATTCATATGTTTCTCCCCTTACATTTTCAATATTTTCTTATTCGTTTTTGCCGTTTCACGGGTTATCCCGAAACGTTCGATTTTTGCTTCTAGTTGATTCAGGTAAAGCCTTCCTTCAATCAGTCGCTGAAGCAGAATAAAACAGCGGTGCTTTTCAATACGCTTCTTACTGAGTAAGTGCGAAAGTTCTGCTATATCAACCAGCACACAGCTTCGTAACTGTTTGGCCCGATTTCGGTATGTTGGAATATGCCGGTCATGCGGTTCATGTATGGTTACTCGGACTGTATACCAGCTTTCTTTCATTTCCGCATATGCTTCATTCGCCAGTGCGATTAAATGTAATTTAAGTTCATAAAGTTCTCCATCATCATACTTCCGTAATGCCTGTTCAATCTGTGCCAGCTTGTTCAGTCCATCCTGCATCGTTACCGCATCCCCTTACTTTTAAAGAGTTCAGTTAAAAGGGAAATTTCCTTTGTCCCGATACCTTCAGAAGCAAAAGCTTCCATAATTTTTCTCTGTGTAGCTGGTCGCATCTGGAACGCATCATTTTCAAGTCTGACCATAGTTGACTGAGAAACGCCGACTGCTTCAGCCAGCCCTGCCTGTGTATACCCTGCCACCTGTCTGCAATGTTTGAGTAGTTCGCCTGTCATCTTCTTACACATCCTTTAAATAGTTGTTATTATTCAGTGAAAAATACAGGTACTAAATTAGTACTTCCAAGCAAATAAAAATGAGTGCCAGCGGTTAAGCCAGCACCCTGCACCATTAATATAGAAGAAACTAAGTACGCCTGAAGAAATCCTCCTGAAACAGAGGTGGTT
Encoded proteins:
- a CDS encoding helix-turn-helix transcriptional regulator is translated as MTGELLKHCRQVAGYTQAGLAEAVGVSQSTMVRLENDAFQMRPATQRKIMEAFASEGIGTKEISLLTELFKSKGMR